From Pseudomonas putida, one genomic window encodes:
- a CDS encoding NAD(+) kinase, translating into MEQFRNIGIIGRLGSSQVLDTIRRLKKFLLERHLHVILEDTIAEVLPGHGLQTSTRKLLGEVCDLVIVVGGDGSLLGAARALARHNIPVLGINRGNLGFLTDIRPDELEEKVAAVLDGHYLVENRFLLQAEVRRHHEAIGQGDALNDVVLHPGKSTRMIEFEIYIDGQFVCSQKADGLIVATPTGSTAYALSAGGPIMHPKLDAIVIVPMYPHTLSGRPIVVDGNSELKIVVSKDLQIYPQVSCDGQNHFTCAPGDTITVSKKPQKLRLIHPLGHNYYEVCRTKLGWGSRLGGRDD; encoded by the coding sequence ATGGAGCAATTTCGCAATATCGGTATCATCGGCCGCCTTGGCAGCTCGCAGGTGCTCGACACCATTCGCCGACTGAAAAAATTCCTCCTCGAGCGCCACCTGCACGTGATCCTCGAGGACACCATTGCCGAAGTGCTGCCTGGCCACGGCCTGCAGACCTCCACGCGCAAGCTGTTGGGCGAAGTCTGTGACCTGGTCATCGTCGTCGGCGGTGACGGTAGCCTGCTCGGCGCCGCCCGTGCTTTGGCCCGGCACAACATCCCGGTCCTGGGGATCAACCGCGGCAACCTGGGCTTTCTCACCGATATCCGCCCGGACGAGCTGGAAGAAAAGGTCGCTGCAGTGCTCGACGGCCACTACCTGGTGGAAAACCGCTTCCTGCTTCAAGCCGAGGTGCGTCGCCACCACGAGGCCATCGGCCAGGGCGATGCGCTCAATGATGTGGTGCTGCATCCGGGCAAGTCGACGCGGATGATCGAGTTCGAGATCTACATCGACGGCCAGTTCGTCTGCAGCCAGAAGGCCGACGGCCTGATCGTCGCCACCCCGACCGGCTCGACCGCCTACGCGCTGTCGGCTGGCGGCCCGATCATGCACCCCAAGCTCGACGCCATCGTCATCGTGCCCATGTACCCGCACACCCTGTCCGGCCGCCCGATCGTGGTCGACGGCAACAGCGAGCTGAAGATCGTGGTGTCCAAGGACCTGCAGATCTACCCGCAGGTATCCTGCGACGGCCAGAACCACTTCACCTGTGCCCCCGGCGATACCATCACCGTGAGCAAGAAACCGCAGAAACTGCGCCTGATCCACCCGCTGGGCCACAACTACTACGAGGTCTGCCGCACCAAGCTCGGTTGGGGCAGTCGCTTGGGGGGCAGGGACGACTGA
- a CDS encoding DUF1853 family protein produces the protein MGLLQGSAAGDYAAIMGETTGQRQTGYARSMMPFAELHDLPRQLRRPAVRDLAWTLLSPPLLSTPPCPQRHPLAGSAWAADPQRLKDWLQALDADDQPLREWLANSTSRRLGLYYEGLWQFALGQAPGVELLAANLAIRSSGRTLGELDIVLRDADGTHHLELAIKLYLGPTDGPGHDPAQWLGPGCHDRLGTKLAHLAGHQLPMSGDAQSRAALAGLGIGQVQAHLWLAGYLFYPWPGHAESPEGANPQHLRGRWLRRRDWAMAEAQRWQPLPRHAWLAPARFEADQVWTLPQVAQWLELLDPQAPAQMLVRLEPGPHGDWQEVARVFLVADSWPHLALRG, from the coding sequence ATGGGGCTCCTGCAAGGCTCTGCGGCGGGTGACTATGCCGCGATTATGGGCGAAACGACCGGGCAGCGGCAAACCGGCTATGCTCGCAGCATGATGCCTTTCGCTGAACTCCATGACCTGCCTCGCCAATTGCGCCGCCCCGCCGTGCGCGACCTGGCCTGGACGCTGCTGTCGCCACCGCTGCTGAGCACACCGCCCTGCCCTCAGCGCCATCCGCTGGCAGGCAGCGCCTGGGCGGCAGACCCGCAGCGCCTCAAAGACTGGCTACAGGCGCTGGATGCCGACGACCAGCCCCTGCGTGAGTGGCTGGCAAACAGCACCAGCCGGCGCCTGGGCCTTTATTACGAAGGCCTGTGGCAGTTCGCCCTGGGCCAGGCGCCCGGTGTCGAGCTGCTGGCCGCCAACCTGGCGATCCGCAGCAGTGGGCGCACGCTGGGCGAGTTGGACATTGTGCTGCGCGACGCCGACGGTACCCACCACCTGGAGCTGGCCATAAAGCTTTACCTGGGGCCCACGGACGGCCCAGGCCATGACCCGGCGCAGTGGCTCGGCCCGGGTTGCCATGACCGGCTGGGCACCAAGCTGGCGCACCTGGCCGGGCACCAGTTGCCCATGTCGGGCGACGCGCAAAGCCGTGCGGCGCTGGCAGGGCTGGGCATTGGCCAAGTCCAGGCTCACCTGTGGCTGGCAGGGTATCTATTCTATCCGTGGCCCGGGCACGCCGAATCGCCTGAGGGGGCCAACCCGCAGCACCTGCGTGGGCGGTGGTTGCGCCGGCGGGATTGGGCAATGGCCGAGGCGCAGCGCTGGCAGCCCCTGCCCCGCCATGCCTGGCTGGCGCCGGCAAGGTTCGAGGCCGATCAAGTCTGGACCCTGCCACAGGTCGCGCAATGGCTTGAGCTGCTTGACCCGCAGGCACCGGCACAGATGCTGGTCAGGCTCGAACCCGGCCCGCATGGCGATTGGCAGGAAGTGGCTCGGGTGTTTCTGGTGGCAGACAGCTGGCCGCACCTAGCCCTGCGCGGGTAA